A stretch of DNA from Endozoicomonas sp. 8E:
AGCACAGCCGGAGCCAATCTGGCCATGCAAGCCCAACAGGTACATGCCAATAACCTGGCTAATGTCTCTACTCCCGGATTCCGCCGGGACTTTGTCAGCAGTATGGCCGTGGAAATGAAGGGTGATGGCCTTGAAGCGCGGGTGATGCCCAAAATGCGTGGACTCGGTAGTCGTTTTGCCAGCGGTGCAATGGAGACTACCGGTCGTGCAATGGATGTTGCGATCAGTGGCAGTGGCTGGTTTGCAGTCCAGGGGAGTGATGGCAATGAAGCTTATACCCGTGCCGGACAGTTAAAAATAGATGATGAAGGTAATGTACTGACAGCCGGTGGGCTTGCCGTGATCGGAGATGGCGGGCCTCTTCAGTTACCGGATAATCAGTCTGTCACCTTTGGTGTAGACGGCACGGTAAGTATTGTGCCTGCTGAGGGCGGCAATCCTGTTCAGGTAGGCCAGTTAAAGCTGGTGAATCCGGGTATTACAGAAATTAGCAAAGGTGCAGACGGGCTTTTTCGTTCGATTGAAGGTGGAGAGCTTGAAGCAGATCCACAAGTCAGGCTGCGAAGTGGTTTTCTTGAGGGCAGCAATGTTAATGCTTTGGAAGAAATGGTGTCGTTTTTAAGTCTCAGCCGACAGTTTGAGGCCCAGATGAAGCTGATGAAAACCGCTGGCGACATGGCTTCCGCAGGTGACCGTTTAGTCAGAGATCAGTAACTGACAGCAGATAACAACTTATAGCTCAAAGGATGAGTCTATGAATCCCTCATTATGGGTCAGTAAAACAGGGCTGGCTGCTCAGGAAAAGCAGATGGCCATCATTTCCAACAACCTGGCCAACGTCAATACCATCGGTTTCAAACGGGATCGGGCCAGCTTTGAAGATCTCTTTTATCACATTGAAAAACAGCCGGGGGCGCTGTCAGACCAGGACAATGAACTGCCTTCCGGCCTGCAGATAGGCACCGGCGTAAAAGTTACCGGAACCCAGAAAGTGTTTACTCCCGGCAGTTATGAAACCACGAAACAGGCACTGGATGTGGCGATCATCGGTAATGGTTTTTTTCAGTTTACTCAACCAGACGGAACTGCTGCATTCTCCAGAAATGGTCAGTTTCATCTGAATGGAGATGGTCAAATAGTGAATGCCAGTGGTTTGCCCCTGGAGCCCGGCATTACCCTACCCGCTGACGCTACCGGAATCAGTATTAGTGAAGATGGCATTGTTATGGCAACTGTTCAGGGGCAGGTTGAACCGACAGAAATAGGCCAGATCACCGTTGTTAATTTTGTTAATCCGGCTGGCCTGGTGGCTCTGGGGGGGAATCTGTACCTGCAATCCAACGCCAGTGGTGATCCGGTAGAAGGCACTGCAGGTGAGGGAGGTCTGGGCTCGCTGAAACAGTTTACTCTGGAAACATCCAATGTCAGCTCAGTGGAAGAGTTGGTCAATATGATATCAGCACAACGGGCCTATGAAATGAATTCCAAGGTCATAGCAGCGGCTGATGAAATGATGCAGTTCGTTAACCAGACTCTTTAACAGGGCTCGATAGAGGGCAGGGAATGAGACTTCTGTGTTTTATAGCCATATTCATGTTGTTTGGTTGTTCGACTCTACCCCGTCAGGGGGACACCCAACCTGCTGGCAATCAACAGCAAGTGACAGAGCGTCCTGAACCTGAAGCGGAAAAAATGGCTGTCGAAAAAGTGGCCTTTCAAAAGGGGAACTCTGACAACGAAGCTGTTTATCCCACTGGCAGTCTCTTTAATGCCAACTATGGGAACTTTATGTTCTCAGACCGCCGTGCTTACCGATTGGGCGATATTCTTACCATAGAGCTGGAAGGTACCACGAATATCAGTATGAGTGGTTTGAGTAATGTCAACAAAAATAATGCCATCAGCATTCCTGATCCGACTCTGCTTGGTAAAAGCAGCGCATCGATTCTTGGCGGGGGCAGATCTCTGGCATTCGAAATTCAGCCTTCCAGAACGTACGGAGGCAATACTTCCGCCAGCCGTGGTAATAGCCTGAAAGGTAATATAGCCGTGAAGGTGGTCGAGGTTTTCAGCAATGGCACCCTCAGGGTCGAGGGAGAAAAATGGCTGACCATCAATTCGGGTAAGGAGTTGATCAAGATCAGCGGGCTGGTCCGGCCGGAAGATATCAAAACGGATAACAAGGTTTCGTCTGAGCGACTGGCGGAAGCAAAAATTGATTACGTGGCACTGGGCATTAACTCAGATGCCCATGAACCGGGCTGGGTGAGCAAGATGCTTAACAGTCCATGGTTTCCATTTTGACAGGAGTCGCTATGTCTTTAACGCGATGGGGGTCTTTAACACGATGGGGAATCATTTTTCTCATGCTGGTTTTGGCAGGTAATGCCAGTGCCCGTCGTTTGCTGGATATGGTGGATGTTGAAGGTGTCAGAAATAATCAGCTGATTGGTTACGGTCTGGTGGTGGGGCTTGATGGCACCGGAGATAAATCAGCGTTTACCAAACAGTCGCTGGTGAACATGCTGAGAGAGTTTGGATTGACCATCAGCAGTTCTGATGTGAATTCAAAAAATATTGCAGCGGTCACCGTCCATGCCAGTTTGCCTCCTTTTGCCCGTCCGGGTCAGAAAATCGATGTAACCGTCTCTTCTATTGGTGATGCCAAGAGCCTCAGAGGTGGAACTCTGCTGCTGACACCGATGAAAGGTATCAATGGTGAGGTGTTTGCAGTAGCCCAGGGTAGCCTGATTGTGGGCGGAGTTTCTGCCCAGGGTTTGGCAGGAACGGCGGATGCTCCAGTCGCTGGTAGCCTTATACAGATTAACAGTACCAACGCCGGTCGCATTCCCGGAGGTGCATTGGTTGAGCGTTCGGTAAAGAGCGCTTTCAACTTTGGGGAGCAGCTGGTACTGAATTTAAAAGAACCCAGTTATACCAATGCCCGCAGGGTAGTCACGGCCATTAATGATTACTTTGGCCCCAAAGTCGCCAACGCCAGTAATGGTGTCTCTATTCTGGTCTCGGCTCCCAAAGACAGTAGCCAGCGGGTGGCCTTTATGTCCATGCTGGAAGGGCTGAATGTTGAAACGGCAGATCCGTCGGCACGTATTATTTTCAATTCCAGAACAGGCACTGTGGTTATGGGCGAGCATGTTCGTGTTCGTCCGGCTGCCGTCAGTCATGGCAACCTCGTCGTTAAAGTCCGGCAGGCAACTTCGGTATCACAACCTGGTGCATTCTCTCAGGGAGGTCAAACAGAAGTCATATTAAACAGTGATGTGACAATAGAAGAGCAGAATGCCGCTATCTATATGGTTAAGGAAGGGGTCACTTTGCAAGAAGTGGTCATGGCTATTAATGGTGTTGGGGCGACTCCTACAGACTTGATGTCAATTCTTGAGGCGCTCAAAGCAGCCGGGGCGCTGGAAGCTGAACTCATTGTGATTTAAATGGATTTACAATAAGGGCGTTCGATATGGATATTGGCAGCACTCTGTCGGCTAAACATCTGGCCGGTATTTATCAGCCGGACCCCGGTCAGGGAAAAGCTCCGGAGGATTTGAAAGAAGTAGCAGAAGCCTTTGAAGCCATATTTGTTAACGAGTTACTCAAAAGTATGCGCAGGGCCAATGAAGCGATGATGAGCAGCTCAGACTTGCCGACATCGGGCAAGGATGTGCAGTTTTTCCAGTCAATGTTTGACAGCCAGATTGCCGGACATCTGGGTAAAGAAGGCGGGTTGGGTATCGCTGAGGCATTGGTAAGGCAGCTGGGTGATAAAGACGACTGGCTTAATGCTGAACGTTAATTGGGGTAGATGACATGAGTCTGACACAGATAGGCATTTCTGGATTACAGGCCAGCCAGGCATCGCTTAATGTCGCCAGTAATAATATTGCCAATGCCGAAACAGAAGGTTATAGCCGTCAAAGAGTTTACTGGTACCCGACTTACACTTTGCATCCGGGAATCGGTACCAAGGGAACCGGTGTCAATGCGTCCAGTGTCGAGCGAATAGCCAATAGTTTTCTTACTGCCCAGATGTGGGAGAGCCAATCTCTGGCAGAAAAAACCGCCACTTTTTCAGAATACATCAATTCGCTGGACCAATGGTTGGGCGATGACAGCACCTCTCTTACCTCAGGCCTCGAGAGTTTCTTTACGACGCTCAATGGCGCAACGGTTGATCCTTATTCCAGTGCTGCCAGGCAGGTCATACTTAGCGAAAGTAGTAAGCTGGCTCAGCAGTTTACGACACTGAATAACCAAATTGCGGGTCATCAGGGTCTGGTCGGGCGGCAGCTGGAGGCTTCGGTGGCAGAAGCGAATGGTTTGCTGGCAAATATTGCAGGCTTTAATGACCAGCTGAAGAAGATCAGTGCCAGTGGTGAGGCTGCTAACGAGATGTTTGACCAGCGGGATCTGGCCGTCAAAGAATTATCAAAGCTGATGGGCATCAATGTTCTGGAGCAGTCAGATGGCAGTATTAATATTTATCTGAAATCAGGGCAGCCACTGCTGGTCGGTGATCAGAGAAACAACCTGAATGTGAGCGGATCAGCCAGCAACCCTGATGGCTTTTCATTGGAGTTTGAAAGTGATTCTGCCTCTCTAAAGGTACAAGGTGATCCGGGAGGCAGCATTGGTGGCATGCTGAATTACCAGAATGGCACTTTAACACAGGCTCAAAATGAGATTGGGCGCCTGGCAGTAGTCATATCATCAACGATCAATGCCCAGCTCCGACTTGGGGAAGATGTTAATGGCAACGCCGGTGTCGACCTTTTTTCTGATCTGACAAATCCTGCCAGTGGTATATTTTCCCTGGACGTTGTCTCTACCGCAGTGTCTGATATGAGAATTACGGACAGTTCCCAACTCAAAGCCAGCGACTATGATCTGCGGGTAGATAACACCGGCAACTATGTCATTACCCGTTTGAACGACGGGGTTCAATTCAGTGGCAGCTTATCCGGTGCCGGTACCGATACCCTGAGCTTTGATGGTGTTGAAATTGATATCAACGGCGCCGCCACAGACCAGGCTTACCGGTTGTCACCGGTGCGTTATGGCGCAAGAGACCTGGATGCGGTTCTGACGGAACCTTTTGCTCTGGCTCTGGCAGCACCAGGTGGCGGCGTGGCGGATAATTCGAACTTGCAGACAATTATTCAGCTTCAGAATGACGCTCTGATAGAAGGGCAAAGTAGTCTGACTGAAAGCTATACCCGGTTTATTGGCGATATTGCGGTGCAGACTTCTCAGGCGAAAACAGAAGCCGATGGCGGTAAAAAACTGTTTGAGCAGGCTGAAGCGAGCCGCAATGCTTATAGTGGTGTCAATCTGGATGAAGAAGCCGCCAACCTTCTGCGCTTTCAGCAACTATACAGTGCCAATGCTCAGGTAATTTCAGTGGCCCGGCAGACATTTGATTCATTGCTGAGAATGTTCTGATAAAGACAGGGAGCCGAACACATGCGTATCAGCAGCATCAATTTCAATAATATTATGCTCAGGGCTATGCAGGACAGTATGGCCAGACTGGCTGTAACCACTGACCAGATGGCAAGCGGAAAACGTATCTTGCAACCATCGGATGACTCCGTTGATACAGTAAAAATTCTTCAGATCAATAATGAATTAACGGCAATAGGACAGTATGAAGATAATATTGATTCGGCGAGGAGAATGCTGCAACAGCAAGATGTTTTATACAGTGGAATGACTGAGCAACTGCGGCGTGCCAGAGACATTGTTTTGCAGTCCAGTAACGGAACCCTGACTGACCAGGACTATGTGCCACTGGCAGAGGAGCTGAATACGATTAATCAGTCTATCTTGAGCCTGGCCAATTATCAGCAGGCAGACGGACAATATATTTTCTCCGGAAGCCTGAGCACCCAGAAGCCTGTTGATGAAGTCGCTGGTGATTATTCATTCAATGGCAATAATAACCTTCGTCAGGTCAATATCAGTGGCTCTGCCCTGGTGACAGTCAATGAGTCAGCAGAAAATCTGTTTTTTGACCCAACCGCTACACCACCAACGGATAGTGTCTTTGATGCTCTGTCTGATGCAGTGGATGAACTGAGAAACCCTGTGAGTTTAAACACCGCTCTCTCTGACGCATTGATATGGATCGATGACACTCTGGACAGGGTAGGGATCGCCCAGACCAAGGCTGGCAGTAATCAGAGTGTGCTTGACCGGGTGGGTGAAAGTCATGCCGATATCAAACTGATGATGGAAAAGCTTCATTCATCCCTTGAAGATATTGATATGGCAAAGGCTGCTACCGATCTGGCCCAGCAGCAAACCCTGCTCAATGCCAGCCAGCAGGTTTATGCCAACATCAAGCAGTTGTCTCTGTTCAATTATTTCTGACGGGCCATTGGCAAAAAAAAAATCCCCATTTCAGGGGGTTTAAGATTTTTTGACACCTTGCCGATTGGAGTTCTGTACCCATCACATACGAGTGGTGATAAGAATGCCGGGAATAAATCGCACTGGGCCAAAAAAAGCGGCTAGTCCAATAGCAAATCAGCATGCAGTCAAGAATGATGCTAAAAATGTCGAGCCCCCTAAAGTCAATAATGATCGTTTGCAGCTGAGCGGTGAAGCCCAGAATATTGAAGAACTGTTCCAG
This window harbors:
- the flgF gene encoding flagellar basal-body rod protein FlgF; the encoded protein is MDKVLYISTAGANLAMQAQQVHANNLANVSTPGFRRDFVSSMAVEMKGDGLEARVMPKMRGLGSRFASGAMETTGRAMDVAISGSGWFAVQGSDGNEAYTRAGQLKIDDEGNVLTAGGLAVIGDGGPLQLPDNQSVTFGVDGTVSIVPAEGGNPVQVGQLKLVNPGITEISKGADGLFRSIEGGELEADPQVRLRSGFLEGSNVNALEEMVSFLSLSRQFEAQMKLMKTAGDMASAGDRLVRDQ
- the flgM gene encoding flagellar biosynthesis anti-sigma factor FlgM → MPGINRTGPKKAASPIANQHAVKNDAKNVEPPKVNNDRLQLSGEAQNIEELFQSLSAIDEIDSKKVESIRRAIKKGEMPVDYQVLANKILELSDDFDDHRKE
- the flgL gene encoding flagellar hook-associated protein FlgL, with translation MRISSINFNNIMLRAMQDSMARLAVTTDQMASGKRILQPSDDSVDTVKILQINNELTAIGQYEDNIDSARRMLQQQDVLYSGMTEQLRRARDIVLQSSNGTLTDQDYVPLAEELNTINQSILSLANYQQADGQYIFSGSLSTQKPVDEVAGDYSFNGNNNLRQVNISGSALVTVNESAENLFFDPTATPPTDSVFDALSDAVDELRNPVSLNTALSDALIWIDDTLDRVGIAQTKAGSNQSVLDRVGESHADIKLMMEKLHSSLEDIDMAKAATDLAQQQTLLNASQQVYANIKQLSLFNYF
- the flgK gene encoding flagellar hook-associated protein FlgK yields the protein MSLTQIGISGLQASQASLNVASNNIANAETEGYSRQRVYWYPTYTLHPGIGTKGTGVNASSVERIANSFLTAQMWESQSLAEKTATFSEYINSLDQWLGDDSTSLTSGLESFFTTLNGATVDPYSSAARQVILSESSKLAQQFTTLNNQIAGHQGLVGRQLEASVAEANGLLANIAGFNDQLKKISASGEAANEMFDQRDLAVKELSKLMGINVLEQSDGSINIYLKSGQPLLVGDQRNNLNVSGSASNPDGFSLEFESDSASLKVQGDPGGSIGGMLNYQNGTLTQAQNEIGRLAVVISSTINAQLRLGEDVNGNAGVDLFSDLTNPASGIFSLDVVSTAVSDMRITDSSQLKASDYDLRVDNTGNYVITRLNDGVQFSGSLSGAGTDTLSFDGVEIDINGAATDQAYRLSPVRYGARDLDAVLTEPFALALAAPGGGVADNSNLQTIIQLQNDALIEGQSSLTESYTRFIGDIAVQTSQAKTEADGGKKLFEQAEASRNAYSGVNLDEEAANLLRFQQLYSANAQVISVARQTFDSLLRMF
- a CDS encoding flagellar basal body L-ring protein FlgH yields the protein MLFGCSTLPRQGDTQPAGNQQQVTERPEPEAEKMAVEKVAFQKGNSDNEAVYPTGSLFNANYGNFMFSDRRAYRLGDILTIELEGTTNISMSGLSNVNKNNAISIPDPTLLGKSSASILGGGRSLAFEIQPSRTYGGNTSASRGNSLKGNIAVKVVEVFSNGTLRVEGEKWLTINSGKELIKISGLVRPEDIKTDNKVSSERLAEAKIDYVALGINSDAHEPGWVSKMLNSPWFPF
- a CDS encoding rod-binding protein translates to MDIGSTLSAKHLAGIYQPDPGQGKAPEDLKEVAEAFEAIFVNELLKSMRRANEAMMSSSDLPTSGKDVQFFQSMFDSQIAGHLGKEGGLGIAEALVRQLGDKDDWLNAER
- a CDS encoding flagellar basal body P-ring protein FlgI, which translates into the protein MLVLAGNASARRLLDMVDVEGVRNNQLIGYGLVVGLDGTGDKSAFTKQSLVNMLREFGLTISSSDVNSKNIAAVTVHASLPPFARPGQKIDVTVSSIGDAKSLRGGTLLLTPMKGINGEVFAVAQGSLIVGGVSAQGLAGTADAPVAGSLIQINSTNAGRIPGGALVERSVKSAFNFGEQLVLNLKEPSYTNARRVVTAINDYFGPKVANASNGVSILVSAPKDSSQRVAFMSMLEGLNVETADPSARIIFNSRTGTVVMGEHVRVRPAAVSHGNLVVKVRQATSVSQPGAFSQGGQTEVILNSDVTIEEQNAAIYMVKEGVTLQEVVMAINGVGATPTDLMSILEALKAAGALEAELIVI
- the flgG gene encoding flagellar basal-body rod protein FlgG, which codes for MNPSLWVSKTGLAAQEKQMAIISNNLANVNTIGFKRDRASFEDLFYHIEKQPGALSDQDNELPSGLQIGTGVKVTGTQKVFTPGSYETTKQALDVAIIGNGFFQFTQPDGTAAFSRNGQFHLNGDGQIVNASGLPLEPGITLPADATGISISEDGIVMATVQGQVEPTEIGQITVVNFVNPAGLVALGGNLYLQSNASGDPVEGTAGEGGLGSLKQFTLETSNVSSVEELVNMISAQRAYEMNSKVIAAADEMMQFVNQTL